A stretch of Macadamia integrifolia cultivar HAES 741 chromosome 7, SCU_Mint_v3, whole genome shotgun sequence DNA encodes these proteins:
- the LOC122084237 gene encoding formamidase-like, translating into MAPTTRLVVPIDLTKKPSEQKVPLHNRLHPDIPPVAEITEGEVFRVEMMDWIGGAIGDNDTALDLKTINLSEGHYLSGPFRVLDKNGVAAKPGDLLAVEILNLGPLPGSEWGYTGSLDREHGGSFLTDHFPAATKAIWYFEGIYAHSPQIPGVRFPGITHPGIIGTAPSMELLHIWNEREGELAEKGHKSLTLSKHLHQRPFACLPTPDGCLLGKIEPGTPEWERISKEAARTIPGRENGGNCDIKNLSTGSKIYLPVFVEGANFSTGDMHFSQGDGEVSFCGAIEMNGFLELKCEIIRGGMKEYLTPMGPTPLHVNPIFEIGPIEPRFSEWLVFEGVSVDETGKQHYLDASIAFKRAVLNAIDYISKFGYTREQVYLLLSACPCEGRISGIVDSPNACVTLAIPTAIFDQDIRPKPRKVPVGPRVVRTPDVMKCTYDGKLPTTKNPSASA; encoded by the exons ATGGCTCCTACTACCAGACTAGTAGTTCCCATCGACCTGACGAAGAAGCCATCTGAGCAGAAGGTACCTCTTCACAACCGTCTTCACCCAGACATACCCCCTGTTGCAGAGATTACAGAAGGTGAGGTGTTTAGAGTTGAGATGATGGACTGGATTGGAGGAGCCATTGGAGACAATGACACTGCACTTGATTTAAAAACCATAAATCTCTCTGAa GGGCACTACCTCAGCGGACCCTTTCGAGTATTAGACAAAAACGGCGTGGCAGCTAAACCAGGCGATCTTCTGGCAGTTGAAATCTTGAACTTGGGTCCTCTTCCTGGATCTGAATGGGGTTATACAGGATCACTTGACAGAGAACATGGTGGTAGTTTTCTGACTGATCATTTCCCCGCTGCAACCAAAGCTATTTGGTATTTTGAAGGGATATATGCTCACTCCCCTCAGATACCAG GTGTGCGATTTCCTGGTATAACTCACCCTGGAATTATTGGGACCGCACCATCAATGGAGCTCCTACACATATGGAATGAAAGGGAAGGAGAACTTGCAGAAAAAGGCCACAAGTCTTTGACATTGTCTAAGCATCTGCACCAACGACCATTCGCATGCCTGCCAACACCAGATGGCTGTCTTCTTGGAAAG ATCGAACCGGGAACACCTGAATGGGAAAGAATTTCAAAGGAGGCTGCAAGGACAATCCCTGGAAGAGAAAATGGAGGAAACTGCGACATCAAGAATCTCAGCACAGGTTCAAAAATATACCTTCCAGTATTTGTAGAAGGAGCAAATTTTAGCACAGGTGACATGCACTTCTCCCAGGGTGATGGTGAAGTCTCATTCTGTGGAGCAATAGAGATGAATGGATTCCTAGAGCTCAA GTGTGAAATCATAAGGGGTGGAATGAAAGAGTACCTGACACCAATGGGTCCAACTCCGCTTCATGTAAACCCAATCTTTGAGATTGGTCCAATTGAACCAAGGTTCTCAGAATGGTTGGTATTTGAGGGTGTCAGTGTAGACGAGACTGGGAAGCAACATTACCTCGACGCAAGTATTGCATTCAAGCGTGCAGTGCTCAATGCCATTGACTACATCTCCAAATTTGGATATACTAGAGAACAG GTCTATCTTTTGCTGTCAGCCTGCCCCTGCGAAGGAAGAATTTCAGGAATAGTTGATTCTCCCAATGCTTGTGTAACTCTTGCAATTCCAACAGCTATATTTGACCAG GATATTAGACCCAAACCTAGAAAAGTTCCAGTGGGACCCCGCGTGGTGAGGACACCAGATGTCATGAAGTGCACTTATGATGGAAAATTGCCCACCACAAAGAATCCCAGTGCCTCAGCTTAG